One segment of Anastrepha obliqua isolate idAnaObli1 chromosome 3, idAnaObli1_1.0, whole genome shotgun sequence DNA contains the following:
- the LOC129241553 gene encoding ATP-dependent DNA helicase Q4 translates to MSDSVYKHKYQKYKIRVKTWERDFKSKHSRVPSKYDIREAPQEIRDAYKMYYKLKTSFLEDTLNEVFDDDGFNVLEISPSDNDTTAKNYNDESSGISSSIAALVGVTKCANVLGQLNQYEQSAQQQDPTISVRKDITCADSEEKGIKEFEDTEIRELNEKAWGPEESKKQVEKSGRKKLNDSGTLKKPFTSNLSAKLFKSTSFCIRNPRKSLSRANSEISAQLTRQVSAPHISQRSEVVLPDLETILVQKAKEQQGAGAVTVNLLLTGKEVPSQIQVDSGWLNRNTIDEGLEGGVAAATKFVQSVGSALPKTPIVEKRYGLSNINVKTLEPFPNANETKNESNLEKKKIHIKSESPKDVSVKLSTLTNGDSDSVVSDSAGEEEDQIYKHVAKRRRVLKTIEKNHSNGMRNSPTKHIESEIKQVSGNCKNVFDFDGNEESKYSPPKNVKAGRKNTKTVKKQVKTQLVGGVKVSREAKSKLKQHGTKQTASRRVTRGRAKNSRAADSKDALDITATNVEESEEQAEKPPEAAMLRYTMLLERGDLTCTPRVPNCELESADDIAQRYINSARVTTATAGEATAKCKPSHTPIINEKRAAARKKLEEKIASGKLNENYVSINLQKKIFARGKRHMNYSKFKKKQWRHKKKIAALIGPDMDMGGCDGGVLTCFTCGQVGHFAAQCKLKGDSLLPLSAQLEEDPSPFPTLEEAERMAAQSAAVLHSRNISKLPAAPNTALYQSTDDGFVSQDLQKLDDHNEELDQVAMVGNKSEENLSDSASDDDDNMCFESDEDLENIALDVISAPVTQESPIKKYVGHKIPEDFLKKAGLHVSSAEAKTPDTKFGGTTPLYELDANGNVRGDIPAEVTDALRMFGHTSFRKGQERAIMRILSGLSTLVTLSTGSGKSLCYQLPAYLYSHRRQAITLVISPLVSLMEDQVTGVPHFLRAHCLHTNQTPQQRLKVMEMISAGEVDILLVSPEAVVAGERSTGFGAILRQLPAIAFACIDEAHCVSQWSHNFRPSYLMICKVLKQNLGINTVLGLTATATLPTRLSIISHLGIKDGERGIISDTPLPDNLLLSVSKDENKDAALLALLTSDRFSDCQSIIVYCTRRDECERIASYLRTCMQNQCNERDGSESGKRKRKRVNWAAEPYHAGMPASRRRTIQNAFMRNDLRIVVATIAFGMGINKPDLRAVIHYNMPRNYESYVQEIGRAGRDGKPAHCHLFLDARGGDKCELRRHIFANSIDRHVIRKLLQHVFVPCACSKKSTSDEQYQKTKVSSSELVVKAYSKENDRMCPGHEIAFSVERTVEELDIPQENISTLLCYLELDTRWNINVLSNAYTMAKVISYGGAKYLKHAAKNCPPLAMAIALEIKQDKFVEDSNIIEFSVVDIAAAIGWNSGIVKYQLKNLEWTEVDGNPRRSPINVNFHDIGFRLKAPGDFVPEEIDDALDTLYNRTVEQERTQLIQLQYVFQGLSSVAYNTYVPCTNANYAPDRSNQLKGIIRDYFQNDYPKELKLEADASNISDADIEHDVLLLIGMYPDNNFCGRNVARIFHGIPSPNFPAVIWGRCKYWRAHSNVEFNRILNVANALIVRRRM, encoded by the exons ATGAGTGATTCCgtatataaacataaataccagaaatataaaatacgtgTAAAAACATGGGAGCGAGATTTCAAGAGTAAACATTCCCGAGTTCCGTCCAAA tatgaTATTCGTGAGGCGCCGCAAGAAATACGGGATGCTTACAAAATGTATTATAAGTTGAAAACATCATTTTTGGAGGATACATTAAACGAGGTTTTTGACGATGACGGATTTAATGTCTTAGAAATATCACCGTCTGACAATGACACAACTGCAAAAAACTATAATGATGAAAGTTCGGGTATTTCCAGCAGCATCGCAGCGTTAGTGGGTGTTACAAAGTGCGCAAACGTTCTTGGGCAATTGAATCAATATGAACAGTCTGCACAACAACAAGATCCTACAATAAGTGTTCGAAAGGATATAACGTGTGCAGATAGCGAAGAAAAGGGTATCAAAGAGTTTGAAGATACAGAAATACGCGAGCTGAATGAAAAGGCATGGGGCCCCGAGGAAAGTAAAAAGCAGGTTGAAAAGAGTGggagaaaaaagttaaatgattCTGGTACATTGAAAAAACCATTCACATCCAATTTATCTGCAAAGCTTTTCAAATCCACATCGTTTTGCATACGCAATCCAAGAAAATCACTTTCGCGTGCTAACTCAGAAATCAGTGCACAGCTAACGCGACAAGTAAGTGCACCACATATTAGTCAACGATCTGAGGTAGTACTGCCTGATTTAGAAACAATATTGGTGCAAAAGGCGAAAGAGCAGCAAGGAGCAGGAGCCGTTACTGTGAATCTTTTGTTAACAG GTAAAGAAGTTCCCTCACAGATACAAGTGGATTCCGGCTGGCTTAATCGTAATACCATTGATGAGGGACTAGAAGGAGGTGTAGCAGCTGCAACTAAGTTCGTCCAATCGGTTGGATCCGCCCTTCCAAAAACACCGATTGTAGAAAAACGATATGGTCTGAGTAATATTAATGTGAAAACGTTAGAACCATTTCCCAATGCTAACGAGACAAAGAATGAAAGTAATttagagaaaaagaaaatacacaTAAAATCGGAAAGCCCTAAAGACGTATCGGTTAAACTAAGTACACTCACCAATGGGGACTCAGACTCAGTTGTTTCGGATAGTGCTGGCGAAGAGGAGGATCAGATTTATAAGCACGTAGCCAAAAGGCGCAGAGTGCTTAAGAccattgaaaaaaatcacagCAATGGAATGAGGAACTCACCAACTAAACATATAGAAAGCGAAATAAAGCAAGTATCaggaaattgtaaaaatgtttttgatttcgaTGGCAATGAGgaatcaaaatattctccaccTAAAAATGTTAAGGCAGGTCGCAAAAACACTAAAACTGTTAAAAAACAAGTGAAAACTCAGCTTGTTGGTGGAGTGAAAGTTTCCAGAGAAGCAAAGTCAAAGCTAAAACAACATGGCACAAAACAAACAGCTTCGCGAAGAGTGACTCGGGGTAGAGCTAAGAATTCAAGAGCAGCGGACTCTAAAGATGCCTTGGATATTACAGCAACGAATGTAGAAGAATCAGAAGAGCAAGCAGAAAAGCCACCGGAAGCAGCCATGTTGCGTTATACCATGCTGCTCGAGCGTGGAGATCTCACCTGCACTCCCCGCGTGCCAAATTGTGAGTTGGAGAGTGCGGATGATATAGCACAGCGATATATAAATAGTGCACGAGTGACAACTGCAACAGCAGGAGAGGCAACTGCGAAGTGTAAACCCTCACACACGCCAATTATTAATGAGAAACGTGCAGCAGCTCGAAAGAAGCTCGAAGAAAAAATCGCATCAGGAAAACTGAATGAAAACTATGTCTCAATAaacctgcaaaaaaaaatattcgctcGTGGAAAACGCCATATGAATTACTCTAAGTTTAAGAAAAAGCAATGGCgtcacaaaaagaaaattgctgCACTCATTGGCCCCGATATGGATATGGGTGGCTGTGACGGAGGTGTCCTCACATGCTTCACTTGCGGGCAAGTAGGCCATTTTGCTGCTCAGTGTAAATTGAAGGGTGATTCTTTGCTACCTTTGTCAGCACAACTTGAGGAGGATCCGTCGCCATTTCCAACTCTCGAAGAGGCTGAACGAATGGCAGCTCAGAGTGCCGCCGTGCTGCACAGCAGAAATATATCGAAATTACCAGCCGCCCCAAATACAGCTTTATATCAGAGCACTGATGATGGTTTTGTGAGCCAGGATCTACAAAAACTGGATGATCACAATGAAGAACTAGATCAAGTAGCAATGGTTGGTAATAAAAGTGAGGAGAACTTGAGTGATAGTGCTAGTGATGATGACGATAATATGTGCTTCGAAAGCGACGAGGATCTGGAAAATATTGCCCTTGATGTAATTTCTGCACCAGTTACTCAAGAGTcacctataaaaaaatatgtgggtCATAAAATTCCAGaagattttcttaaaaaagctgGTCTACATGTGTCATCTGCAGAAGCCAAAACACCCGACACGAAGTTTGGTGGCACTACACCTCTTTATGAGCTGGATGCCAATGGAAATGTACGTGGTGACATTcctgctgaagtgacagatGCATTACGTATGTTCGGgcatacaagttttcgaaaggGCCAAGAGCGTGCAATTATGCGCATTCTGTCTGGTCTTTCAACATTAGTTACACTCAGCACCGGTAGCGGAAAATCGTTATGCTACCAATTGCCTGCTTACTTGTACAGTCATCGAAGACAAGCAATAACATTAGTTATATCTCCACTGGTATCACTTATGGAAGATCAGGTGACAGGTGTGCCACACTTTTTGCGCGCACATTGCCTGCACACAAATCAAACACCCCAACAGCGACTTAAGGTAATGGAAATGATTTCTGCTGGAGAGGTGGATATTTTATTGGTGTCACCTGAAGCAGTAGTAGCGGGTGAACGTTCCACTGGTTTTGGTGCAATACTGCGACAACTGCCTGCAATTGCATTTGCCTGTATTGACGAGGCGCACTGTGTGTCCCAATGGAGTCACAATTTTCGCCCTAGCTACTTGATGATTTGCAAAGTTCTAAAGCAGAACTTAGGAATTAATACAGTTTTGGGTTTGACTGCCACAGCAACATTACCGACAAGGTTAAGCATTATTAGTCATTTAGGAATTAAAGATGGCGAACGGGGTATAATAAGTGACACTCCACTGCCAGATAATCTTCTGTTATCCGTGTCGAAGGACGAGAATAAGGACGCAGCGTTATTAGCCTTGCTGACTAGTGATCG ATTCAGTGATTGCCAATCAATAATTGTTTATTGCACGCGTCGTGATGAGTGCGAGCGAATAGCGTCATATCTCCGTACATGCATGCAAAATCAATGTAACGAAAGGGATGGGTCAGAAAGTGGTAAGCGAAAGCGTAAGCGCGTTAATTGGGCTGCGGAGCCCTATCATGCTGGCATGCCTGCCTCGCGTCGTCGCACAATACAAAACGCTTTTATGCGTAATGATCTCCGTATCGTTGTGGCCACTATCGCTTTCGGTATGGGTATCAATAAACCAGATTTGCGTGCAGTTATTCATTACAATATGCCCCGCAACTACGAAAGTTATGTACAAGAAATTGGTCGTGCTGGACGAGATGGCAAACCGGCACACTGTCATCTCTTTTTAGATGCACGAGGAGGTGATAAATGTGAGCTGCGGCGGCACATCTTTGCCAACTCAATCGATCGACATGTAATACGCAAACTGTTGCAACACGTATTTGTTCCGTGTGCCTGCTCAAAGAAGAGTACTTCGGATGAGCAATATCAAAAAACTAAAGTTTCGAGCAGCGAGTTGGTGGTTAAGGCTTACTCGAAGGAGAACGATCGCATGTGTCCCGGCCACGAGATTGCGTTTTCTGTCGAACGCACCGTTGAAGAATTGGACATACCACAAGAAAATATTTCTACATTGCTATGCTATCTAGAACTGGATACACGTTGGAACATTAATGTGCTCAGTAATGCTTATACCATGGCTAAGGTCATATCATACGGGGGTGCAAAGTATTTGAA ACATGCCGCCAAAAATTGTCCACCATTAGCTATGGCTATTGCGCTTGAAATTAAACAGGATAAATTTGTTGAAGATTCAAATATAATCGAATTTTCCGTGGTTGATATTGCTGCAGCAATTGGTTGGAACAGTGGCATTGTGAAAtatcaattgaaaaatttagaatGGACTGAAG TTGATGGCAATCCGCGCCGCTCACCCATTAACGTAAACTTTCATGACATTGGTTTTCGTTTGAAAGCGCCAGGAGACTTTGTACCAGAGGAGATAGATGATGCACTTGACACCCTTTATAATCGCACCGTCGAGCAAGAAAGAACGCAATTGATACAACTCCAGTATGTCTTTCAAGGTCTATCATCGGTGGCCTATAATACCTATGTGCCGTGCACAAATGCGAACTATGCCCCAGATCGTTCGAATCAGCTTAAAGGCATTATTCGTGATTATTTCCAAAACGATTATCCAAAAGAACTGAAACTAGAAGCTGAT GCCTCCAATATATCCGATGCAGATATTGAACACGACGTTCTTTTGCTCATTGGCATGTATCCCGATAATAACTTCTGTGGTCGTAATGTTGCTCGCATTTTTCATGGCATACCAAGCCCTAACTTTCCTGCTGTTATTTGGGGCCGTTGCAAGTATTGGAGAGCCCACTCAAATGTTGAGTTCAATAGGATTCTAAATGTGGCTAATGCGCTTATTGTACGGCGACGCATGTAG